The Henckelia pumila isolate YLH828 chromosome 2, ASM3356847v2, whole genome shotgun sequence genome includes a window with the following:
- the LOC140880284 gene encoding choline-phosphate cytidylyltransferase 2-like isoform X1, whose protein sequence is MGVSGAVTTEEQRQIGDNCPTNGVEGNSRDSASLSDRPVRVYADGIYDLFHFGHARALEQAKIAFPNTYLMVGCCNDETTHKYKGKTVMTESERYESLRHCKWVDEVIPDAPWVINQEFLDQHNIDYVAHDSLPYADTSGAGKDVYEFVKAVGRFKETKRTEGISTSDIIMRIVKDYNQYVLRNLDRGYTRKELNVSYVKEKGLRVNMRLRKLQEKVKEQQEKVGEKIQTVAKTAEVQRNMWVENADRWVAGFLEMFEEGCHKMGTAIRDRIQERLGGQEARGLLLDGQENDYGDEEEYYYDDDEDEYYYCDDDDDEKYYDSDKKK, encoded by the exons ATGGGGGTGAGTGGCGCGGTAACAACGGAGGAGCAGAGGCAAATCGGCGATAATTGCCCGACGAATGGCGTAGAAGGCAACTCTAGGGACTCTGCTTCCTTGTCCGACCGCCCTGTTCGTGTGTACGCTGATGGGATCTATGATCTCTTCCACTTCGGCCATGCTCGAGCTCTCGAACAAGCCAAAATCGC TTTCCCAAATACGTACTTGATGGTGGGATGCTGCAATGATGAGACCACGCACAAGTACAAGGGAAAGACTGTTATGACTGAATCCGAGCGATATGAATCCCTCCGACATTGCAA ATGGGTTGATGAGGTTATCCCTGATGCTCCATGGGTAATAAATCAAGAGTTTCTTGACCAGCACAATATTGACTATGTGGCACATGATTCTCTCCC TTACGCAGATACTAGTGGAGCTGGAAAGGATGTTTATGAATTT GTCAAAGCTGTGGGACGATTCAAAGAGACTAAAAGGACTGAGGGAATTTCAACATCGGATATCATAATGAGAATTGTCAAAGATTATAACCAATATGTGTTACGCAATTTAGATCGTGGATACACAAGAAAGGAGCTTAATGTTAGTTATGTCAAG GAGAAGGGACTAAGGGTGAATATGAGACTGAGGAAACTGCAAGAGAAAGTAAAGGAGCAACAAGAAAAAGTGGGAGAGAAG ATACAAACTGTCGCAAAAACAGCTGAGGTGCAACGCAATATGTGGGTTGAAAATGCTGATCGTTGGGTCGCTGGATTTCTTGAAATGTTTGAGGAAGGTTGTCATAAAATG GGGACAGCCATTAGGGATCGAATTCAAGAGCGCTTAGGAGGACAGGAGGCTAGGGGCTTGCTGCTGGATGGCCAAGAAAATGATTACGGTGATGAGGAAGAGTACTATTACGACGACGACGAGGACGAGTATTATTActgtgatgatgatgatgatgagaaATACTATGACAGTGACAAGAAGAAATGA
- the LOC140880284 gene encoding choline-phosphate cytidylyltransferase 1-like isoform X2, producing the protein MGVSGAVTTEEQRQIGDNCPTNGVEGNSRDSASLSDRPVRVYADGIYDLFHFGHARALEQAKIAFPNTYLMVGCCNDETTHKYKGKTVMTESERYESLRHCKWVDEVIPDAPWVINQEFLDQHNIDYVAHDSLPYADTSGAGKDVYEFVKAVGRFKETKRTEGISTSDIIMRIVKDYNQYVLRNLDRGYTRKELNVSYVKEKGLRVNMRLRKLQEKVKEQQEKVGEKIQTVAKTAEVQRNMWVENADRWVAGFLEMFEEGDSH; encoded by the exons ATGGGGGTGAGTGGCGCGGTAACAACGGAGGAGCAGAGGCAAATCGGCGATAATTGCCCGACGAATGGCGTAGAAGGCAACTCTAGGGACTCTGCTTCCTTGTCCGACCGCCCTGTTCGTGTGTACGCTGATGGGATCTATGATCTCTTCCACTTCGGCCATGCTCGAGCTCTCGAACAAGCCAAAATCGC TTTCCCAAATACGTACTTGATGGTGGGATGCTGCAATGATGAGACCACGCACAAGTACAAGGGAAAGACTGTTATGACTGAATCCGAGCGATATGAATCCCTCCGACATTGCAA ATGGGTTGATGAGGTTATCCCTGATGCTCCATGGGTAATAAATCAAGAGTTTCTTGACCAGCACAATATTGACTATGTGGCACATGATTCTCTCCC TTACGCAGATACTAGTGGAGCTGGAAAGGATGTTTATGAATTT GTCAAAGCTGTGGGACGATTCAAAGAGACTAAAAGGACTGAGGGAATTTCAACATCGGATATCATAATGAGAATTGTCAAAGATTATAACCAATATGTGTTACGCAATTTAGATCGTGGATACACAAGAAAGGAGCTTAATGTTAGTTATGTCAAG GAGAAGGGACTAAGGGTGAATATGAGACTGAGGAAACTGCAAGAGAAAGTAAAGGAGCAACAAGAAAAAGTGGGAGAGAAG ATACAAACTGTCGCAAAAACAGCTGAGGTGCAACGCAATATGTGGGTTGAAAATGCTGATCGTTGGGTCGCTGGATTTCTTGAAATGTTTGAGGAAG GGGACAGCCATTAG